One region of Niallia sp. Man26 genomic DNA includes:
- a CDS encoding phage major capsid protein: MNKTEYLAKRKALLGEAETLLNEGKLAEYEAKENEIKALDEQFDKVALAQANMNALKAKAIDNSVIIPEENGQVIASTEPVKKNNEKEIYLTAWTKTMMGQKLAQDEQTVFENVNNKFQNAMQTTEQHTLLIPETVRDGIWREAGEMYPLLGDATMTFVPGDLTILKETNSGEDAEWYDEETEVKDGEFSLGELNLTGNELAKAIPISWKLRKMSVAAFIPYIQTLLAEKVGAAMAKAIVKGKGKPGVSDTFKPQPRGILTVLEAQGETPQIVEYSSTDKLSYDKLTQAMGKLKSTYKNGSAIYATSSTIWGSLATLKDAQGRPLFVPDVTTGGVGRIFGLAVKEDDSLADGEILFGNVSRGYAINVNENMSIYTEDHIKKRYTDYMSYSIVDGDVLTTNAFAFIREATPTV; the protein is encoded by the coding sequence ATGAATAAGACAGAATATCTTGCAAAACGTAAAGCATTATTAGGGGAAGCAGAAACGCTGCTGAATGAAGGGAAACTTGCTGAGTATGAAGCAAAGGAAAACGAAATCAAGGCATTGGATGAGCAGTTTGACAAGGTAGCTCTTGCACAAGCAAATATGAATGCGTTGAAAGCAAAGGCAATTGATAATTCTGTAATCATTCCGGAAGAAAACGGACAAGTCATTGCTTCAACTGAGCCAGTTAAAAAGAATAATGAAAAAGAAATCTATCTAACAGCATGGACGAAAACAATGATGGGGCAAAAACTAGCTCAAGACGAGCAGACTGTTTTTGAGAATGTAAACAATAAATTTCAAAACGCTATGCAAACAACAGAGCAGCATACTTTGCTGATTCCTGAAACAGTTCGTGATGGTATCTGGAGAGAAGCTGGCGAGATGTACCCGTTGTTGGGTGATGCCACTATGACTTTCGTTCCTGGCGATTTAACAATCCTTAAGGAAACAAACTCTGGTGAGGATGCTGAATGGTACGATGAGGAAACAGAAGTTAAAGACGGCGAATTTTCTCTAGGTGAATTGAACCTTACTGGTAATGAGCTTGCTAAAGCTATTCCTATTTCTTGGAAACTACGTAAAATGTCTGTTGCTGCTTTCATTCCATATATTCAAACATTATTGGCTGAAAAGGTCGGCGCTGCAATGGCTAAAGCTATTGTAAAAGGAAAAGGAAAACCTGGTGTATCTGATACATTTAAACCTCAACCAAGAGGTATTTTGACTGTCTTAGAAGCACAAGGAGAGACTCCGCAGATTGTAGAATACAGCAGCACTGATAAATTGTCTTACGATAAATTAACTCAGGCGATGGGAAAATTAAAATCTACTTATAAAAACGGCTCTGCAATTTATGCTACAAGCTCTACTATTTGGGGCAGCCTTGCAACCTTAAAAGATGCGCAAGGTCGTCCATTGTTTGTGCCTGATGTAACTACTGGCGGGGTTGGGCGTATTTTTGGTTTGGCAGTTAAAGAGGACGATTCATTAGCTGATGGTGAAATCTTGTTTGGAAATGTTTCAAGAGGATATGCTATCAACGTCAATGAAAATATGTCCATCTATACAGAGGACCATATTAAGAAGCGTTATACAGACTATATGAGCTATTCAATTGTGGATGGAGATGTGTTAACTACTAATGCATTTGCTTTCATTCGTGAAGCAACACCAACTGTATAA
- a CDS encoding head maturation protease, ClpP-related yields MAKVKVKGTIVSNDQKWIYDWFEMDATSPKDISNVIDQIDSNEDLEVEINSGGGSVTDGSEIYTALKNYKGKVNVKIVGLAASAASVIAMAGDNVQISPTAQIMIHNVSSVSRGDYRDMQHEAEVLKNYNTSIANAYMLKTGLSQEELLGYMNEEKWFNAQEAKQLKFVDEIMFDEGNQLVASIHNGMVLPPAIINKIRNFVKSEQPQNTDEKRLYQARLNLLKLKGENVHE; encoded by the coding sequence ATGGCGAAGGTGAAGGTTAAAGGAACCATTGTATCAAATGACCAAAAGTGGATTTATGACTGGTTCGAAATGGATGCAACAAGTCCAAAAGATATTAGTAATGTAATAGATCAGATAGACTCCAATGAAGATCTTGAGGTTGAAATAAACAGTGGCGGTGGTTCGGTTACGGACGGTTCAGAAATATATACCGCGCTGAAGAATTACAAAGGCAAAGTGAATGTGAAAATTGTAGGATTAGCGGCTAGTGCTGCATCTGTTATCGCTATGGCTGGGGACAATGTTCAAATATCTCCAACAGCCCAAATTATGATTCATAATGTTTCTTCTGTTTCTCGAGGAGATTATAGGGACATGCAGCATGAGGCAGAAGTGCTTAAAAACTATAATACTTCCATCGCAAATGCTTATATGCTCAAAACAGGGTTATCACAAGAGGAGTTATTGGGCTACATGAATGAAGAGAAGTGGTTTAACGCTCAAGAAGCAAAGCAGCTGAAGTTTGTGGATGAAATAATGTTTGATGAAGGCAATCAGTTGGTTGCTTCCATTCATAATGGAATGGTTTTACCACCAGCAATAATAAATAAGATTAGAAATTTTGTTAAAAGTGAGCAGCCTCAAAATACAGATGAGAAAAGACTGTACCAGGCTAGATTAAATTTATTGAAATTGAAAGGGGAAAATGTACATGAATAA
- a CDS encoding HK97 gp10 family phage protein, giving the protein MVSINNISQEIMRQLGIYTEEVKGKIKVSQEEIGREGVKILKRDSPKRAGEYRKGWRLKKTKDKVIIHNATHHQLTHLLEKGHANAIGGGRTPAHIHISPVEEKVVDEFLGRVESDIQS; this is encoded by the coding sequence GTGGTTAGTATCAATAATATCTCACAGGAAATCATGCGGCAGCTTGGTATATACACCGAGGAAGTAAAGGGCAAAATCAAAGTTTCTCAAGAGGAAATTGGTCGAGAAGGTGTAAAGATACTTAAACGAGATAGTCCTAAACGTGCTGGAGAATATCGTAAAGGTTGGAGATTGAAAAAGACAAAGGATAAAGTAATTATCCACAATGCTACTCATCACCAACTCACTCACTTATTAGAAAAAGGGCATGCAAATGCTATCGGAGGCGGTAGGACCCCTGCTCATATCCACATTTCCCCTGTGGAAGAAAAGGTTGTAGATGAGTTCTTAGGAAGAGTGGAGAGTGACATTCAATCATGA
- a CDS encoding distal tail protein Dit yields MPTKLDNYTFEDFGLIEEFGHVHPSTPEFNEQTLSIPGRPGLLSLGTQIGAKQFSLPVKVFVRDRYERQRRKNKFVAFLFDAYRQPREFKLSFDYEQDKYYMAKISSQFTPEMLFQMDQFELPLVANDPTKYFFIDADLIRMGSHIPVRSHVKPGARHSFGITSNQTIKVINDGTLALRPRITISGTATSLTIKNTRNNHSFKITNIVSSKPVVVEGETYMVTEGGTDTFSKLVGKFIDLLPGDNSLEISGENMNLEVNFKYKSQFI; encoded by the coding sequence TTGCCAACTAAACTTGATAACTATACATTTGAAGACTTTGGACTTATTGAAGAGTTTGGCCATGTTCATCCCTCCACACCTGAGTTTAATGAGCAAACCTTATCAATTCCGGGGAGACCAGGGCTATTAAGTTTAGGCACTCAAATAGGTGCAAAGCAGTTTAGTTTACCAGTAAAAGTTTTTGTAAGAGATAGGTACGAAAGGCAACGAAGGAAAAATAAATTCGTTGCTTTTTTATTTGATGCATATAGGCAGCCGAGGGAATTTAAATTGTCATTCGACTATGAGCAAGACAAGTATTATATGGCTAAGATTTCTAGTCAATTCACACCAGAGATGCTGTTTCAAATGGACCAATTTGAACTGCCTTTAGTTGCAAATGATCCCACTAAGTATTTCTTTATAGATGCGGATTTAATTAGAATGGGAAGTCATATACCTGTTCGATCTCATGTGAAGCCTGGTGCAAGGCATTCATTTGGCATTACAAGTAATCAAACAATAAAGGTTATTAATGACGGTACATTAGCTTTACGCCCACGAATTACCATTTCGGGTACGGCCACAAGCTTAACCATAAAAAATACAAGAAATAATCATTCATTCAAGATTACTAATATTGTTTCAAGTAAGCCTGTTGTTGTGGAGGGAGAAACTTACATGGTAACAGAAGGCGGTACCGATACCTTTTCTAAATTAGTCGGTAAATTCATTGATTTGTTACCAGGAGATAACAGTTTAGAAATATCAGGTGAAAATATGAATTTAGAAGTTAATTTTAAATATAAATCTCAGTTTATATAG
- a CDS encoding head-tail connector protein, producing MLEEVKQALRVSHNALDSDIEDIIAAARLDLKLSGISALKADAETEVDALIKRAIIVYSKANFMADVLIAEKYQQSYNSLKSHLALSNEYKAVPTV from the coding sequence TTGCTCGAAGAAGTAAAACAGGCGTTACGTGTATCGCATAATGCTTTAGATTCAGACATTGAGGATATTATTGCAGCTGCCCGATTAGACTTGAAGCTATCGGGCATTTCTGCTTTAAAGGCTGATGCAGAAACTGAAGTAGATGCTTTAATAAAACGTGCAATTATTGTTTATTCAAAAGCAAACTTTATGGCTGATGTACTTATAGCAGAAAAGTACCAGCAATCTTATAACTCCTTAAAAAGTCATCTTGCTTTATCCAATGAATATAAGGCGGTGCCTACTGTATGA
- a CDS encoding major tail protein, whose amino-acid sequence MENRVTFGLKNVHYATYTIAAGVITFDKPKAIPGAVEMTNEPRGDMVEFYADDILYYSAPNNQGYEGNLNIANIPQDFAVDCLGEELDETDGVLTEYADAKPKPFALLFEFDGDVKATRHVMYNCTANRPNVNSTTKTDSVEPNANELTYIASPIQMNKRPIVKTKTTDKTTDEIYNGWYENVYVKGQTAIPEV is encoded by the coding sequence ATGGAAAATAGAGTTACCTTTGGTTTAAAAAATGTACATTATGCAACTTACACTATTGCAGCTGGTGTTATTACATTTGACAAACCAAAAGCTATTCCAGGAGCTGTAGAAATGACCAATGAACCTAGAGGAGACATGGTGGAGTTTTATGCGGATGATATCCTTTATTACTCTGCACCTAATAACCAAGGGTATGAGGGTAATTTAAATATAGCTAATATCCCACAAGATTTTGCTGTGGACTGCTTAGGAGAAGAATTGGACGAAACAGATGGTGTGTTAACAGAGTATGCTGACGCAAAACCAAAACCATTTGCTTTGTTGTTTGAATTTGATGGAGATGTTAAGGCTACTCGTCACGTAATGTATAACTGCACAGCGAACAGACCGAATGTAAACTCTACAACTAAAACGGATTCTGTCGAGCCGAATGCTAACGAATTAACATACATTGCAAGCCCGATCCAAATGAATAAACGTCCTATTGTAAAAACGAAGACAACTGATAAAACAACAGATGAAATTTACAACGGCTGGTATGAAAACGTGTATGTAAAAGGACAAACAGCAATCCCAGAAGTGTGA
- a CDS encoding phage head closure protein → MNDVLYLPVITVEKDELNQEINKTEYTKLVFCEKESAGRNEFFAAGQNGLKPQYVFIINTLEYNEEASVKYKGQVFNIYRTYERKDETIELYCEVKSGG, encoded by the coding sequence ATGAATGATGTTCTTTACCTTCCGGTTATTACAGTAGAGAAAGACGAATTAAATCAGGAGATAAATAAAACTGAATACACCAAACTTGTATTCTGCGAAAAAGAAAGTGCAGGTAGGAATGAGTTTTTTGCAGCTGGTCAAAACGGACTTAAGCCACAATACGTCTTCATCATCAACACGCTGGAATACAACGAAGAGGCCTCAGTTAAATATAAGGGACAGGTATTCAATATTTATCGCACTTATGAACGTAAGGATGAAACCATTGAACTTTATTGTGAGGTGAAGTCAGGTGGTTAG